From a region of the Rhinolophus sinicus isolate RSC01 linkage group LG04, ASM3656204v1, whole genome shotgun sequence genome:
- the PLIN2 gene encoding perilipin-2 isoform X2 has product MAPVAVDSQPSVVTRVANLPLVSSTYDLVSSAYFSTKDQYPYLKSVCEMAEKGVKTITSVAVMSALPIIQKLEPQIAVANTYACKGLDRIEEKLPILNQPTNQVVANARGAVTGAKDAVTTTVTGAKDSVANTITGVMDKTKGAVTDSVEKTKSVVNGSINTVLGSRMVQLMSNGVENALTTSELLVDQYLPLTDEELEKEAKKVEGFDTVQKPSYYIRLGSLSTKLRSRAYQQALSRVQEAKQKSQETISQLHSTVKLIEFARENVHSANQKIQGAQDKLYVSWVEWKRSIGYDDTDESHCAEHIESRTLAIARNLTQQLQTTCSTLLSNVEGLPQNIQDQASHLAVMAGDIYSVFRNAASFKEVSDSVLTSSKGQLQKMKSSLDDVMDYLVNNTPLNWLVGPFYPPLTELQNTQDQGAEKDTANQESPQPEHKH; this is encoded by the exons ATGGCACCTGTTGCAGTTGATTCACAACCG AGCGTGGTGACTAGAGTGGCCAACTTACCCTTGGTGAGCTCCACATATGACCTGGTCTCTTCAGCGTACTTCAGTACAAAGGACCAGTATCCCTACTTGAAGTCTGTGTGTGAGATGGCAGAGAAGGGCGTGAAGACCATCACCTCGGTGGCTGTGATGAGCGCTCTGCCCATCATCCAGAAGCTTGAGCCACAAA TTGCTGTTGCCAATACCTATGCCTGCAAGGGGCTAGACAGGATCGAGGAGAAACTGCCTATTCTGAATCAGCCAACAAACCAG GTTGTCGCCAATGCCAGAGGTGCTGTGACTGGGGCGAAGGATGCTGTGACGACGACTGTGACCGGTGCCAAGGATTCTGTGGCCAACACAATCACGGGGGTGATGGACAAGACCAAAGGAGCGGTGACTGACAGTGTGGAGAAGACCAAGTCCGTGGTCAATGGGAGCATTAACACAGTTTTGGGGAGTCGGATGGTGCAGTTGATGAGCAATGGAGTAGAAAATGCGCTCACCACATCCGAGCTGCTGGTAGACCAGTATCTCCCCCTCACTGACGAAGAACTGG aaaaagaagcaaaaaaagtTGAAGGATTTGATACTGTTCAGAAGCCAAGTTATTATATCAGGCTGGGATCTCTGTCTACCAAGCTCCGCTCACGTGCCTACCAGCAGGCTCTCAGCAGGGTGCAAGAAGCTAAGCAAAAAAGCCAAGAGACCATTTCTCAGCTCCATTCTACTGTTAAACTG ATTGAATTTGCCAGGGAGAATGTGCATAGTGCCAACCAGAAAATTCAGGGTGCTCAGGATAAGCTATACGTCTCCTGGGTGGAGTGGAAGAGAAGTATCGGCTATGATGACACTGATGAATCTCACTGTGCTGAG cacatCGAGTCACGTACTCTTGCTATTGCCCGCAACCTGACTCAGCAGCTCCAGACCACGTGCTCTACCCTCCTGTCCAATGTTGAAGGGTTACCGCAGAACATCCAAGATCAGGCCAGTCACTTGGCTGTGATGGCTGGAGACATCTACTCAGTGTTCCGCAATGCCGCCTCCTTTAAGGAAGTGTCGGACAGTGTCCTCACTTCCAGCAAGGGGCAGCTGCAGAAAATGAAGTCGTCTTTAGATGATGTGATGGATTATCTTGTTAACAACACACCCCTCAACTGGCTGGTAGGTCCCTTTTATCCTCCGCTGACTGAGCTTCAGAATACTCAGGACCAAGGTGCAGAGAAGGACACTGCCAACCAGGAGTCCCCGCAACCTGAGCACAAACATTAA
- the PLIN2 gene encoding perilipin-2 isoform X1, which produces MAPVAVDSQPSVVTRVANLPLVSSTYDLVSSAYFSTKDQYPYLKSVCEMAEKGVKTITSVAVMSALPIIQKLEPQIAVANTYACKGLDRIEEKLPILNQPTNQVVANARGAVTGAKDAVTTTVTGAKDSVANTITGVMDKTKGAVTDSVEKTKSVVNGSINTVLGSRMVQLMSNGVENALTTSELLVDQYLPLTDEELEKEAKKVEGFDTVQKPSYYIRLGSLSTKLRSRAYQQALSRVQEAKQKSQETISQLHSTVKLIEFARENVHSANQKIQGAQDKLYVSWVEWKRSIGYDDTDESHCAEHIESRTLAIARNLTQQLQTTCSTLLSNVEGLPQNIQDQASHLAVMAGDIYSVFRNAASFKEVSDSVLTSSKGQLQKMKSSLDDVMDYLVNNTPLNWLVFDFTAIDLTSETDEIPDIIALEEEYGSGHSHANNPEPSQDKMLNKKILPWLNTQFVLQ; this is translated from the exons ATGGCACCTGTTGCAGTTGATTCACAACCG AGCGTGGTGACTAGAGTGGCCAACTTACCCTTGGTGAGCTCCACATATGACCTGGTCTCTTCAGCGTACTTCAGTACAAAGGACCAGTATCCCTACTTGAAGTCTGTGTGTGAGATGGCAGAGAAGGGCGTGAAGACCATCACCTCGGTGGCTGTGATGAGCGCTCTGCCCATCATCCAGAAGCTTGAGCCACAAA TTGCTGTTGCCAATACCTATGCCTGCAAGGGGCTAGACAGGATCGAGGAGAAACTGCCTATTCTGAATCAGCCAACAAACCAG GTTGTCGCCAATGCCAGAGGTGCTGTGACTGGGGCGAAGGATGCTGTGACGACGACTGTGACCGGTGCCAAGGATTCTGTGGCCAACACAATCACGGGGGTGATGGACAAGACCAAAGGAGCGGTGACTGACAGTGTGGAGAAGACCAAGTCCGTGGTCAATGGGAGCATTAACACAGTTTTGGGGAGTCGGATGGTGCAGTTGATGAGCAATGGAGTAGAAAATGCGCTCACCACATCCGAGCTGCTGGTAGACCAGTATCTCCCCCTCACTGACGAAGAACTGG aaaaagaagcaaaaaaagtTGAAGGATTTGATACTGTTCAGAAGCCAAGTTATTATATCAGGCTGGGATCTCTGTCTACCAAGCTCCGCTCACGTGCCTACCAGCAGGCTCTCAGCAGGGTGCAAGAAGCTAAGCAAAAAAGCCAAGAGACCATTTCTCAGCTCCATTCTACTGTTAAACTG ATTGAATTTGCCAGGGAGAATGTGCATAGTGCCAACCAGAAAATTCAGGGTGCTCAGGATAAGCTATACGTCTCCTGGGTGGAGTGGAAGAGAAGTATCGGCTATGATGACACTGATGAATCTCACTGTGCTGAG cacatCGAGTCACGTACTCTTGCTATTGCCCGCAACCTGACTCAGCAGCTCCAGACCACGTGCTCTACCCTCCTGTCCAATGTTGAAGGGTTACCGCAGAACATCCAAGATCAGGCCAGTCACTTGGCTGTGATGGCTGGAGACATCTACTCAGTGTTCCGCAATGCCGCCTCCTTTAAGGAAGTGTCGGACAGTGTCCTCACTTCCAGCAAGGGGCAGCTGCAGAAAATGAAGTCGTCTTTAGATGATGTGATGGATTATCTTGTTAACAACACACCCCTCAACTGGCTG gTATTTGATTTCACTGCCATAGACTTGACATCTGAGACTGATGAAATTCCAGATATTATAGCTTTGGAAGAAGAGTATGGATCAGGTCATTCACATGCTAATAACCCTGAGCCTTCTCAGGACAAAATGTTGAACAAGAAAATACTCCCTTGGCTGAATACACAATTTGTTCTACAATAA